The following proteins are encoded in a genomic region of Arachis ipaensis cultivar K30076 chromosome B02, Araip1.1, whole genome shotgun sequence:
- the LOC107626276 gene encoding glutamyl-tRNA reductase 2, chloroplastic, translating into MAAASSSSAATARLSARSTPSINPRCDAVSQGNGTPPKPISSTPSPLELLKSSAANRYTKEKSSIIAIGLNIHTAPVEIREKLAIPEAQWPQVITELCALNHIEEAAVLSTCNRMEIYVVALSQHRGVKEVTEWMSKTSGVPVHELCKHQILLYNKDATQHLFEVAAGLDSLVLGEGQILAQVKQVVKAGQGVDGFDRKISGLFKQAISVGKRVRSETDISSGSVSVSSAAVELGLMKLSESSYVDAGVLVIGAGKMGKLVIKHLVAKGCKKMVVVNRTEEKVNAIRNELKDVEVVYRPLSEILECAAAADVIFTSTASKSPLFTKENVHMLPPISRGERRRLFIDICVPRNVEPSVSDLDNALLYNVDDLQEVVVANKEDRLQKAREAQAIILEELNKFEAWMDSLETVPTIKKFRAYVERIRASELDKCLSKIGNDISKEQKEAIYALSMGIVNKLLHGPMQHLRCDGNDNRCLNEVLENMRALNRMYDLETEISVMEEKIRVKMGRSQK; encoded by the exons ATGGCGGCAGCTTCCTCCTCCTCTGCCGCCACCGCTCGACTTTCCGCAAGATCAACACCATCTATCAACCCTAGATGCGACGCCGTTTCGCAGGGAAACGGGACCCCTCCAAAACCGATCTCTTCCACTCCTTCCCCTCTCGAGCTGCTCAAGTCTTCCGCAGCTAACA GATATACTAAGGAAAAGAGCAGCATTATTGCCATTGGACTCAACATTCACACTGCTCCAGTTGAGATAAGAGAGAAGCTTGCAATCCCAGAAGCCCAGTGGCCTCAGGTCATCACTGAGCTCTGTGCTTTGAACCATATTGAAGAGGCTGCTGTTCTTAGCACGTGTAACCGAATGGAGATATATGTTGTGGCCCTCTCACAGCACCGTGGTGTTAAAGAAGTAACTGAATGGATGTCAAAG ACAAGTGGGGTTCCGGTACATGAGCTTTGTAAACACCAAATCTTGCTATACAACAAGGATGCCACACAGCATCTGTTTGAAGTAGCTGCTGGGCTTGACTCTCTTGTTCTTGGGGAAGGTCAGATTCTTGCTCAGGTAAAACAAGTTGTGAAGGCTGGACAAGGAGTTGACGGCTTTGATAGGAAAATTAGTGGGTTGTTCAAGCAGGCAATCTCTGTTGGAAAACGCGTTAGAAGTGAGACTGACATTTCGTCGGGATCAGTTTCTGTCAGTTCTGCAGCCGTGGAGCTGGGACTAATGAAGCTTTCAGAGTCTTCCTATGTCGATGCTGGAGTATTGGTAATTGGGGCAGGAAAGATGGGTAAACTCGTAATTAAACATTTGGTAGCAAAAGGGTGCAAGAAAATGGTTGTTGTTAACAGAACTGAAGAGAAGGTCAATGCTATTCGTAATGAGTTGAAAGATGTTGAAGTTGTTTACAGGCCTCTTTCAGAAATACTTGAATGTGCTGCTGCAGCTGATGTTATCTTCACCAGCACTGCATCTAAATCCCCATTGTTCACAAAAGAGAATGTCCATATGCTTCCTCCAATTAGCCGAGGAGAAAGAAGGCGACTTTTCATTGATATATGTGTTCCCAGGAACGTAGAACCGAGTGTGTCGGATCTGGATAATGCACTTCTGTACAATGTGGATGATCTGCAGGAAGTTGTAGTAGCTAACAAGGAGGACAGACTCCAAAAAGCAAGAGAAGCCCAGGCTATTATCTTGGAGGAATTGAATAAATTTGAAGCATGGATGGACTCGCTGGAAACTGTCCCTACCATTAAGAAGTTTAGAGCTTATGTTGAAAGGATTAGAGCCTCTGAGCTGGATAAGTGTTTGTCCAAGATCGGTAATGACATATCAAAGGAGCAGAAAGAAGCAATTTATGCACTTAGTATGGGTATTGTGAACAAGTTACTTCATGGTCCCATGCAACACCTGAGGTGTGATGGGAATGATAATCGCTGTCTGAATGAAGTACTTGAGAACATGCGTGCTCTTAACAGAATGTATGATCTGGAGACAGAAATTTCCGTGATGGAAGAGAAGATTAGAGTCAAAATGGGACGGTCTCAGAAGTGA
- the LOC107626278 gene encoding protein RMD5 homolog A-like, producing the protein MDLNDIRDAFDHVAKKQKLSYSKSQDIVDQIGHEIEQALISIQLAQESQKSILTELMLKLNAIGALQQLEGSQKELNISVTKYQKLLDKLLYPDISKVYRTADYDAHVVNQILANHFYHQGLFDVGDSIMKEAGEPEATALRSLFLEMHQILEAMRVKNIQPALTWVSANREKLPQNGTNLELRIHRLQFIELLRNGNRADALKYARTYLAPLASLHENDFQKLMGCLLYSGRVENSPYPDLVCPSNWTEITEELNRQFCTLFGQSYKSPLSVAMAAGFEGLPTLLKLANVMAVKKHEWQSMKQLPVPLELGKEFHFHSIFVCPVSRDQCSEENPPMLLPCYHVLCKQSIMRLSKSSAQVFKCPYCPAVATVAQCRQLYF; encoded by the coding sequence ATGGACCTGAATGACATTAGAGATGCATTTGACCATGTGGCAAAGAAGCAGAAGTTATCTTATTCCAAGTCTCAAGACATTGTTGACCAGATTGGCCATGAAATTGAGCAGGCACTGATATCAATTCAGTTAGCTCAGGAGAGCCAGAAATCCATTCTTACAGAACTTATGCTTAAGCTTAATGCTATCGGGGCACTTCAACAATTAGAAGGATCACAGAAGGAATTGAACATAAGTGTTACCAAGTACCAAAAGCTCCTGGACAAGCTATTATACCCAGATATATCCAAGGTATACAGAACTGCTGACTATGATGCTCACGTTGTAAACCAAATCTTGGCCAACCACTTCTACCATCAAGGTTTATTTGATGTTGGAGATAGCATCATGAAAGAGGCTGGTGAGCCTGAAGCAACTGCACTGAGATCTCTGTTCTTGGAAATGCATCAGATTCTAGAAGCTATGAGGGTTAAAAACATCCAGCCCGCTCTCACATGGGTCTCTGCCAACCGAGAGAAACTTCCCCAGAATGGTACCAATCTCGAGCTTAGAATACACAGGCTGCAATTTATAGAGCTCCTGCGAAATGGAAACCGAGCAGATGCCTTAAAATATGCCCGGACTTATCTTGCTCCTTTGGCTTCCCTCCACGAGAACGATTTCCAAAAGCTTATGGGTTGCCTTTTATATTCTGGAAGGGTTGAGAACTCCCCCTACCCTGACTTGGTCTGCCCATCCAATTGGACTGAGATAACTGAGGAGCTTAATAGGCAGTTTTGCACTCTCTTTGGACAGTCCTACAAGAGTCCTTTGAGTGTAGCAATGGCAGCTGGATTTGAGGGGTTGCCTACACTCTTAAAGCTGGCAAATGTGATGGCCGTAAAGAAGCACGAGTGGCAGTCGATGAAACAGTTGCCGGTGCCACTAGAACTTGGGAAGGAATTCCATTTTCATTCCATTTTTGTTTGCCCTGTGAGTAGGGATCAATGTAGTGAAGAAAACCCCCCAATGCTGCTGCCCTGTTATCATGTTCTCTGCAAGCAATCAATTATGAGGTTATCAAAAAGCAGCGCACAAGTATTCAAGTGTCCGTATTGTCCAGCAGTAGCTACGGTTGCACAGTGCAGACAACTCTATTTCTGA
- the LOC107626277 gene encoding protein trichome birefringence-like 12 isoform X1: MRGMSAKLPSPLFPWLIFITLASLYFLSSFISLNTPSSSSSSSSSSTSQSLSIPHCDLSKGRWHFDPNRKPLYDDTCPFHRNAWNCIRNQRQNLTFINSWTWLPRRCDLPRIDPLRFLTKMRNRNVGFVGDSLNENFLVSFLCILRVADESAKKWKKKGAWRGAYFPNFNVTVGYHRAVLLSKYQWQPKQSEAGVGDAPQGIYRVDVDVPSDDWAKIAGFYDVLVFNTGHWWNFDKFPKEKPLVFYKAGQPIVPPPAMLDGLKVVLDNMIAYIEKEFPRDTLKFWRLQSPRHFYGGDWNQNGSCLFNKPLEENELELWFEPRNNGVNKEARQLNAVIEEALQGTDIRMLDLTHLSEFRADAHPAIWLGRKDAVAIWGQDCMHWCLPGVPDTWVDILSKLIHDSFE; the protein is encoded by the exons ATGAGAGGAATGTCAGCGAAGCTACCATCACCACTCTTCCCATGGCTCATCTTCATAACACTCGCATCCCTCTATTTCCTCTCTTCTTTCATCTCCCTCAACAccccttcttcctcttcctcttcctcttcctcttccactTCCCAATCACTCTCAATCCCACACTGTGATCTCTCCAAAGGTCGCTGGCACTTCGATCCAAACCGCAAACCTCTCTACGACGACACCTGCCCCTTCCACCGAAACGCATGGAACTGCATCAGAAACCAGCGCCAAAATCTCACCTTCATCAACTCCTGGACCTGGCTCCCACGCCGCTGCGATTTGCCTCGGATCGACCCGCTTCGCTTCCTCACTAAGATGAGGAATCGGAATGTTGGCTTTGTCGGCGACTCCCTCAATGAGAATTTCTTGGTTTCTTTTCTCTGCATTCTCAGGGTCGCTGATGAGAGTGCtaagaagtggaaaaagaagGGTGCTTGGAGGGGTGCTTATTTCCCCAACTTCAATGTCACTGTAGGGTATCATCGTGCTGTTTTGCTCTCCAAATACCA GTGGCAGCCAAAACAATCTGAAGCTGGGGTGGGAGATGCGCCACAAGGTATCTATCGAGTTGATGTTGATGTTCCTTCTGATGACTGGGCTAAAATTGCCGGGTTCTATGATGTCCTAGTGTTCAATACTGGTCATTG GTGGAATTTTGACAAATTCCCCAAAGAGAAACCTCTTGTCTTCTACAAAGCAGGACAACCAATAGTTCCTCCACCTGCAATGCTGGATGGGCTTAAAGTAGTCCTTGATAACATGATCGCATATATTGAAAAGGAATTCCCCAGAGACACTCTTAAATTCTGGCGTTTACAATCTCCAAGGCATTTTTACGGTGGAGATTGGAATCAAAATGGAAGCTGCCTGTTCAATAAGCCACTTGAGGAGAATGAG CTTGAATTATGGTTCGAACCCAGGAACAATGGAGTTAACAAGGAAGCAAGACAGCTGAATGCTGTGATTGAAGAGGCATTACAAGGCACTGACATCCGAATGCTCGACTTAACTCATTTGAGTGAGTTCAGAGCTGATGCTCATCCGGCAATTTGGTTAGGAAGGAAAGATGCAGTGGCAATATGGGGTCAGGATTGCATGCATTGGTGTCTGCCTGGTGTCCCCGACACATGGGTTGATATACTGTCTAAACTGATACATGATAGTTTCGAGTAA
- the LOC107626277 gene encoding protein trichome birefringence-like 12 isoform X2 — protein sequence MRGMSAKLPSPLFPWLIFITLASLYFLSSFISLNTPSSSSSSSSSSTSQSLSIPHCDLSKGRWHFDPNRKPLYDDTCPFHRNAWNCIRNQRQNLTFINSWTWLPRRCDLPRIDPLRFLTKMRNRNVGFVGDSLNENFLVSFLCILRVADESAKKWKKKGAWRGAYFPNFNVTVGYHRAVLLSKYQWQPKQSEAGVGDAPQGIYRVDVDVPSDDWAKIAGFYDVLVFNTGHWWNFDKFPKEKPLVFYKAGQPIVPPPAMLDGLKVVLDNMIAYIEKEFPRDTLKFWRLQSPRHFYGGDWNQNGSCLFNKPLEENEEQWS from the exons ATGAGAGGAATGTCAGCGAAGCTACCATCACCACTCTTCCCATGGCTCATCTTCATAACACTCGCATCCCTCTATTTCCTCTCTTCTTTCATCTCCCTCAACAccccttcttcctcttcctcttcctcttcctcttccactTCCCAATCACTCTCAATCCCACACTGTGATCTCTCCAAAGGTCGCTGGCACTTCGATCCAAACCGCAAACCTCTCTACGACGACACCTGCCCCTTCCACCGAAACGCATGGAACTGCATCAGAAACCAGCGCCAAAATCTCACCTTCATCAACTCCTGGACCTGGCTCCCACGCCGCTGCGATTTGCCTCGGATCGACCCGCTTCGCTTCCTCACTAAGATGAGGAATCGGAATGTTGGCTTTGTCGGCGACTCCCTCAATGAGAATTTCTTGGTTTCTTTTCTCTGCATTCTCAGGGTCGCTGATGAGAGTGCtaagaagtggaaaaagaagGGTGCTTGGAGGGGTGCTTATTTCCCCAACTTCAATGTCACTGTAGGGTATCATCGTGCTGTTTTGCTCTCCAAATACCA GTGGCAGCCAAAACAATCTGAAGCTGGGGTGGGAGATGCGCCACAAGGTATCTATCGAGTTGATGTTGATGTTCCTTCTGATGACTGGGCTAAAATTGCCGGGTTCTATGATGTCCTAGTGTTCAATACTGGTCATTG GTGGAATTTTGACAAATTCCCCAAAGAGAAACCTCTTGTCTTCTACAAAGCAGGACAACCAATAGTTCCTCCACCTGCAATGCTGGATGGGCTTAAAGTAGTCCTTGATAACATGATCGCATATATTGAAAAGGAATTCCCCAGAGACACTCTTAAATTCTGGCGTTTACAATCTCCAAGGCATTTTTACGGTGGAGATTGGAATCAAAATGGAAGCTGCCTGTTCAATAAGCCACTTGAGGAGAATGAG GAACAATGGAGTTAA
- the LOC107626279 gene encoding phosphoglycerate mutase-like protein 1 produces MDGGAAAPTLFPLHRCKTIHLVRHAQGIHNVEGDKNYKAYMNPDYFDAHLTHLGWQQVDNLRNHVHSSGLINKIDLVIASPLMRTLQTAVGVFGGEGYTDKADVLPLMVANAGACNRAAISSLNAPPIVAVELCREHLGVHPCDRRRSVSEYQFLFPAVDFSLIDSDEDIWWKANVRETKEELAARGMKFMNWLWTRNEKEIAIVTHSGFLFHTLNGFGNDCNPLVKKEISKHFANCELRSMVIVDRSMTGSTASTTNYPGKIPPGLDLPSDVADENLPK; encoded by the exons ATGGATGGTGGCGCTGCTGCTCCAACTCTGTTCCCGCTTCATCGCTGCAAAACCATTCACCTG GTCAGGCATGCGCAGGGGATCCACAATGTCGAGGGAGACAAGAACTACAAGGCTTACATGAACCCCGATTACTTTGATGCTCATCTCACCCACTTGGGCTGGCAACAG GTTGACAATTTGCGAAATCATGTTCACTCCTCCGGTCTCATAAACAAGATTGATCTTGTCATAGCGTCTCCTTTAATGAG GACTCTACAAACAGCTGTTGGAGTGTTTGGTGGTGAAGGCTACACAGATAAAGCGGATGTGCTGCCTCTTATGGTGGCAAACGCAGGAGCTTGCAATCGAGCTGCAATTTCAAGTCTAAATGCCCCGCCAATCGTTGCTGTTGAGCTTTGTCGTGAACATTTG GGAGTTCATCCTTGTGATAGAAGAAGAAGTGTTAGCGAGTATCAGTTTCTTTTTCCTGCTGTTGATTTTTCGCTG ATAGACAGCGATGAAGATATTTGGTGGAAGGCCAATGTTAGAGAGACAAAGGAAGAACTCGCAGCTAGGGGGATGAAGTTCATGAACTG GTTATGGACACGAAATGAGAAGGAGATAGCAATTGTGACACATAGTGGATTCTTGTTTCATACTTTGAATGGATTCGGAAATGATTGCAACCCCTTGGTGAAGAAGGAAATATCCAAGCA CTTTGCCAATTGTGAGCTTCGCTCGATGGTCATTGTCGATAGAAG TATGACAGGATCAACAGCATCAACAACCAACTATCCAGGGAAGATACCTCCAGGTCTGGACCTCCCTAGTGATGTTGCAGACGAGAACCTTCCGAAATAG
- the LOC107628001 gene encoding MATH domain and coiled-coil domain-containing protein At3g58370-like produces MENQEKIGETFETFKWTIKDFYKLKSKKIYSQNFYIGGHSWRILMYPKGNKVDYLSIYLDAGTLPDVETRFSKFKLVLINQVNDKLTQIKETQHTFNARESDWGFTSFIPLADLYIYNKGFIVNDTCISEARISISRPELEKKVDEAAPPVSVQVPAKPIEHADNPLPMDMSAIPIDELVDFRGLGKIEKAFVPLLDEVCAKHPSVIGCQKKRSRRFSEWAFTALGRVLHFLKTKKARDMDEEACSHLQILWEELETCRFNLTWLEPHVQSALGMKNYMERSDKVKSVKENVAALEMEMKKLKAMVASVEVDLEMARRELVKVEEGFEEIDLDGEVGYGP; encoded by the exons ATGGAGAATCAAGAAAAGATTGGAGAAACGTTTGAGACGTTCAAATGGACCATTAAGGACTTCTATAAGTTGAAATCCAAGAAGATTTACTCTCAGAACTTCTACATTGGTGGTCATTCATG GCGGATTCTTATGTATCCAAAGGGAAACAAGGTGGATTACTTGTCAATTTATTTAGATGCTGGTACTTTGCCTGATGTAGAGACCAGATTTTCCAAGTTTAAGTTGGTTCTAATTAATCAGGTCAATGACAAATTGACACAGATAAAAG aaactcaacacacattcaatGCCAGAGAGAGTGACTGGGGCTTCACATCGTTTATACCTTTAGCTGACCTTTATATTTATAACAAGGGATTTATTGTGAATGACACTTGTATAAGTGAAGCTAGGATTTCCATTAGCCGCCCAGAACTTGAGAAAAAGGTTGATGAAGCTGCTCCACCAGTTTCTGTGCAAGTTCCTGCTAAGCCTATTGAACATGCTGATAATCCTTTACCTATGGACATGTCTGCAATCCCAATTGATGAGCTTGTTGATTTCAGGGGTTTAGGGAAAATAGAAAAAGCGTTTGTTCCTCTTCTAGATGAAGTATGTGCAAAGCATCCCTCAGTTATTGGATGCCAGAAGAAGAGAAGTCGAAGGTTTAGCGAATGGGCATTCACGGCTTTGGGAAGAGTTCTGCATTTCCTCAAGACTAAAAAGGCGAGAGATATGGATGAAGAGGCTTGTAGCCATCTTCAAATCTTATGGGAGGAACTCGAGACGTGTAGATTCAATTTAACTTGGCTGGAGCCACATGTTCAATCTGCCTTAGGTATGAAAAATTACATGGAAAGATCCGATAAGGTGAAAAGTGTGAAGGAGAATGTGGCTGCTCTGGAGATGGAAATGAAGAAGCTGAAGGCAATGGTTGCTTCCGTAGAAGTTGATCTTGAAATGGCAAGAAGAGAATTGGTGAAAGTTGAAGAAGGCTTTGAAGAGATAGATTTGGATGGTGAAGTAGGATATGGACCATAG